The genomic segment GGATGCAGCGGTTCCAAACAAGgatgttgtgttgcatccaaatcTCTTCCCTAAATTCTCCAGCCCCTTCAGAAGTCTTCAGTCCTACAAGAGATAGATTCAGGAACAACATAACTTAGCACTATCAATCTTAAAAGTATTGAGCACCTTCCTAAATCTGCTGCAGCGGGAGTGGTTTGAAGAACAAACCTATGTCAGCTGTAATGTGAAGGTCAAAAACAGATAACTTACTGTTTGCATCTGTTCTTACTCTTGGCTTAGCAAGAACAGTAATCCGTTCAGAAGGTAAAGCTGACAGTGCTGCTTTAGTCACCTGAAAGCAAGATAAGATGTTGTTCTGTTCTGTGCATTGTGAGGTGCCTCTCTATGTCTATGCACCAAAAGTGATGCAACCAAAAAGCAAGATGCAAGGTGACATGGAGATTCAGATAACCAACCAAATATTCCTTGGAAAGGCTCAGCAAACtgtgcttttcattttatttctagtgTATATCCCATCTCTCTGCaacaagcaagtaagcaagcatacaatatacatttaaaaataacagttgTGCCCTGGCTTCAATCAAATACCTCATCAATGAACCTGATCCAGACCATTTTGATTAAGATCAAGAAAGAAGCAGAATAAGTAGATCCAGTTCTGAGCAAAACAAAGTCTGGGGATGTCTACATGGACTCAATTGGAAAGGGCTGGATTGAACAGGGTCACtagatccttgcatccaaatggaaTACACACCTCAAGCAATCATCTTTTTTCCGTTTTTCTCTGCTGTCAATTTGCTATATCGGTATATGACGtaagaagacagccacttcaggatattggcaaattaaatacttcctctgctccatggaAGGATAGAGGGGAGTGTTAGATTAGGACACAGGAGATACAGGAGGAGGCAAtgaggggaattttttttccttttcttttcatgacTTATCTTAAAGGTTTTCGCCATGGATTTGTCTGTGGGCAGGTTTAAGACAAGTCTCCTCCCACTTCATCAATGCCCTATTACAGTCTAAAACAAATTTCACCTCCCTGCATGTCTGCAAGCGTTTATAATTtcccagtatcctgaagtggctatcTTTTTATGACAAATTGATAGTGACAGACAACTTGATAGCTGCTAGcctcattttggttcatttccagcaaccGCACATGTTGAaagcaaaccaaaatggagcaatcctaacTGCactaaaaaagtagaagcccagaAAGATGCAGATAGGAACCCTCTGTGGTCAATTTGGTTCGCGCCAATGATTATGTCATatgatcaccagaaaaaggagagaaCCAACCCATTCCTATAGCTGActaaacagtgggctaaatgcctgtctgatcgCAGCTTCTGTTCAGATTGATTCCATGATTTGAACATGTAAAATGAGGGTAGCAAAGCCAGACTGTGTGGAAAGATCATTTGAATGAGTTATTGGAAGAGAAGGTGGGAAAATGGGCTTTGCTCTGTAGGAGTTGTAACATGCAATCTGAAGCCAGAATTCCACAGTGCCTGCAGGGATCAAGCTTTAAAGGTGATATTTGGAACCAGATGTTTGAAATTTGGCATATTTATCACCTTCTTTAGGTTCTATAACTTATCATAATCTCATGTACAAGAACACAAAAAGAGTGGCTTTGATTTTCCAATGCAAGTCTATGAGATCCTTGTAGTTTGAACTGAAAAATTATTTCAGATCCAGAGTACAAATGAGATCAGGCAGAACCCAGATCACCATGGACATAATCAGGATCCATCCCAATATACCAATCCAACCTCCCAAGTGAACTGGGAGACACGAGGACAACGCAAATATATATCATTTCCACAGGATATGACTAGCTGCCATAAAGGTGCTGCAGAGAATGGTTTTTACACAATCCATCTTAAATTAATCCCTAATTCTACAGTAAAAGATCTGAAATTCAATATGGGGTGGCATTTAGTGCGTTAGATTGGGACACAAAAGTTCCAATTGAGTCATGAAATTCATGGGGTGACTTTGGTTTAAGTCAGTGACTTTCAGCCTGACCTTCTCTACAGGGTTGTCTTAGGATGAAGTGGCCAGAAAATGTATCCTACCTttagctcattggaggaaaggtctgATACACATTTATAtagtaaaataaacaatatacatCTCTTTTAGGGAGCAGGGATGAAAAAGACAGAGGGCCTGGATTGCAGAGACCAAAAGGAGGCAGACAGGCAAAGAATGTAAATACCACAGAATAAGGGGAGCGATGGAACTTCCAACCAGCTGGGTAAGGTCGGGGCTGTGCCAGTTCCTTCAATCTAGGAGATGCCGTTGCTCTCATAGCTGAGACTGCCACAGACCATTCAGGAGTAGATCTGATttatcaatgaagcagaaatagcaaccaaaaaaaaggttatttaagcaaacacacacacaagcattgtATAAATAAAATTTGCACAGGCTAATAGACAGCTGCAATGTATACATCCATTACACTGGGTCATTCAGCCAGAACTAAATGTATCTTttactctgtgccaaatttggaaaaGTTTGGGCAAAagattttcaagttatgattttaaaaaagtaaaatggcCTCTGCACTCAGAAATAGGCAACTCTAAACATCCTCAGTTTTAAAACAGctcatataaattaaaaagaccaatcttgcttattgTGAAAGACAATGGTTAACTCCatccacttttttttaatttggaaagaatctggtttgcaggggctgaaatatagATCCTCAAAAAaatgcctttcaaaagggaatAATAGCTACTTTGTTATAAAGCTGAGCGTATGTGGTACAGACTAGCCATCAAGAGCTTTGTGAAATAAAACATTGTGTACATTCATAGGTGGAACAGGGAGCTATATAGaaagaaaggtcacagaaacagactgaagCTTTCCTTTAAAGAACTTTATAGAGtaacagtcctccaagaaggggatattttgccatgtatcttcaatAAACTTTTAGGATTTCTGATATCAAATAGTCTCCtcagggaaaaaccagaaaacatcaccataagccagaatagACAATATCTAAAATTTTGATCCTGGAACCCAAAGTCAAAATTATTCATACTATGTAAAAAGATGGACAGTTCatgtgaaatgtggtgttggaggtgagccttacagataccacaggcTACCAGAGTGAGCACCTATTTATTTACCTTTCTGGTAGCCTGCAGTATCTGTACGGCtcacctccaacaccacatttcacatGAACTGATTTCtgtctttctttactgtccatctTTTTACATAGTATAAATTATTTTGACTTTGGGTTCCAGTGTCAATCTTTGCTAATTCTTAACCCCTTCTTTGTTATTTCAGAAGACGAAGGGACATATTTTAGAAAACATGCACGTAACACATTTGTAAAGCAAGGGTTTGGAAATCAGAAGATAGGAGGGTTTTTTCTGCATCCTACAGAGTGAGCAAGGTAACATTAGTTTGCCTGAGAGGTTAAGGGGTGTGCATGtttctctggtgtgtgtgttgcactcactcacacttttgcttcactgGTTCATTAAgcccaaaacagcccttcaaaatattttggcacagatggACTGctgccacatcccagctgttcttggttctACCCTTCCCCAAAAATCACTGTACAGATCATGCAATCATCTTCTGAGATCCTTTAACTGAGGGAAGTTGCTGTTGAAATTTGTATGTAGtttatatataccgtatttgccggcgtataagatgactgggcgtataagacaacccctcccaacatttccacttaaaatatagagtttgttatatacttgccgtataagactaccccctcttccgcatccgtgattctgctttggctgcatcatggggagagttcgttttgccgcttttggttcctttcgctgtgagagagcgagggtttgctggaagaaggacagcatcggcTGTCCTTCTGGGTTTGACTGGTTGTTTAAGCAGGTCGGGTAGCTATAATTTGCTTTCATTGGGGGGTTTTGCTTTTAAGGAGtagcattttttctttctttaaagtaaaACTTGCTGACCTGACTTCTTGCTGCGGCGGTGCGGTTTTGCCACCGCACCAT from the Pogona vitticeps strain Pit_001003342236 chromosome 3, PviZW2.1, whole genome shotgun sequence genome contains:
- the LOC110076466 gene encoding sperm microtubule associated protein 2, coding for MLDQPNERKPLTFTRLTTTVSSTNRRFTVPAVSHRLEELSQSKKAHSDVRKPRSTPEWSVAVSAMRATASPRLKELAQPRPYPAGWKFHRSPYSVVTKAALSALPSERITVLAKPRVRTDANTVHTK